In Mycobacterium sp. Aquia_216, a genomic segment contains:
- a CDS encoding TIGR03619 family F420-dependent LLM class oxidoreductase, which produces MKLGFALPIVGPAISSAAGLSEFCRGLEDLGYDTVWVGDRLVTPVDMHSVYPGKEQPYPPQMTRYLDPVLLWTVAATATSRMRLNASTLSTFYYEPVHLARLLTTLDVLSDGRLDVGVGIGWMKDEHDIARGADWHRRGQMLDDVLAFLHEWWTTTPVSWDSEFFSLPPVHADLRPAQAGGPPIWIGGASAAAMRRVGRSGTGWLGVEGLQDEVTDHLWSVARRAAQDTGRDPDALKTAMRINLETGTSVDSVAGRLERLAAAGADEAIVDAFAMFPTLDQMLDFAGQVIARFAR; this is translated from the coding sequence ATGAAGCTTGGTTTCGCGCTTCCCATAGTCGGGCCGGCTATCAGCAGCGCCGCTGGTCTGAGTGAGTTCTGCCGAGGACTCGAAGACCTCGGCTACGACACGGTGTGGGTCGGCGATCGCCTGGTTACGCCAGTTGACATGCACAGCGTCTACCCGGGCAAAGAGCAGCCGTACCCGCCGCAGATGACCCGCTACCTCGATCCGGTCTTGCTGTGGACGGTCGCCGCGACGGCGACCAGCCGGATGCGGCTCAACGCCAGCACGCTCAGCACGTTCTACTACGAGCCGGTTCACCTGGCGCGGCTGCTGACCACGCTCGACGTGCTCAGCGACGGCCGCCTTGACGTGGGCGTGGGAATCGGATGGATGAAGGACGAACACGACATCGCTCGCGGCGCGGACTGGCACCGGCGCGGGCAGATGCTCGACGACGTGCTGGCGTTCCTGCACGAGTGGTGGACGACCACTCCGGTGTCGTGGGACAGCGAGTTCTTCTCGCTACCGCCGGTCCACGCCGATCTGCGCCCGGCCCAGGCTGGCGGTCCGCCCATCTGGATCGGCGGTGCCAGTGCGGCCGCGATGCGCCGGGTCGGCCGCAGCGGCACCGGCTGGCTCGGGGTCGAGGGGCTGCAGGACGAGGTCACCGACCACTTGTGGTCGGTTGCGCGTCGTGCGGCTCAGGACACAGGCCGCGATCCTGACGCGCTGAAGACGGCCATGCGGATCAACCTCGAAACAGGCACGTCCGTTGACTCGGTTGCCGGCAGGCTCGAGCGCCTCGCCGCGGCCGGTGCTGATGAGGCGATCGTGGATGCCTTCGCAATGTTCCCCACCCTTGACCAGATGCTTGACTTCGCCGGCCAGGTAATCGCCCGCTTCGCGCGATAA
- the fadD8 gene encoding fatty-acid--CoA ligase FadD8, which produces MSDDLLRHPTHNGHLLVGALKRHKNRPVLFLGDTTLTGGQLAERISQYTQAFEALGAGTGVTVGLLALNRPEVLMILGASQTQGYRRTALHPLGSLDDHAYVLSDCGASSLIVDPNPAFVERALGLLEKVDSLKQILTIGPVPQALDGVAVDLSAEAAKYEPKPLVVAELAPDHIGGMAYTGGTTGKPKGVLGTTGNIATMTQIQLSEWEWPESPRFLMCTPLSHAGAAFFTPTVVKGGEMVVLSKFDPAEVLKTIEEQKITATMLVPSMLYALMDHPDSHTRDLSSLETVYYGASAMNPVRLAEAIRRFGPIFAQYYGQSEAPMVITYLAKGEHDEKRLTSCGRPTLFARVALLGEDGKPVPQGEPGEICVSGPLLAGGYWNLPEATAETFKDGWLHTGDMAREDEDGFYFIVDRVKDMIVTGGFNVFPREVEDVIAEHAAVAQVCVVGTPDDKWGEAVTAVVVLRADAPRDDAAIEAMTAEIQAAVKDRKGSVQSPKRVVLADSLPLTGLGKPDKKAVRAQFWEGAARSVG; this is translated from the coding sequence ATGAGTGACGATCTGTTGCGCCATCCGACCCACAACGGCCATCTGCTGGTGGGCGCGCTCAAGCGCCACAAAAACCGGCCGGTGCTATTCCTCGGCGACACCACGCTGACCGGAGGACAACTGGCCGAGCGAATCAGCCAGTACACCCAGGCGTTCGAGGCGCTCGGCGCCGGCACCGGCGTCACCGTCGGGCTATTGGCGCTGAACCGCCCCGAGGTGCTGATGATTCTCGGCGCCAGCCAGACCCAGGGCTATCGGCGCACGGCCCTGCATCCGCTCGGCTCGCTGGACGACCACGCCTATGTGCTGTCCGACTGCGGTGCCAGCTCGCTGATCGTCGATCCCAACCCGGCGTTCGTCGAACGCGCGCTGGGACTGCTGGAAAAGGTCGACTCGCTCAAGCAGATTCTGACTATCGGCCCGGTTCCCCAGGCCCTCGACGGGGTGGCCGTGGACCTGTCGGCCGAGGCGGCCAAGTACGAACCCAAGCCGCTGGTGGTTGCCGAGCTGGCGCCGGACCACATCGGCGGTATGGCCTATACCGGCGGCACTACCGGCAAGCCGAAGGGCGTGCTGGGCACCACCGGGAACATCGCCACGATGACGCAGATTCAGCTCTCCGAATGGGAGTGGCCGGAAAGTCCGCGGTTCTTGATGTGCACGCCGCTGTCGCACGCCGGCGCCGCATTTTTCACCCCGACCGTGGTGAAGGGCGGCGAGATGGTCGTGCTGAGCAAGTTCGATCCGGCCGAGGTGCTGAAAACCATCGAGGAGCAGAAGATCACGGCCACCATGCTGGTGCCGTCGATGCTGTACGCGCTGATGGATCACCCGGATTCGCACACCCGAGACCTGTCGTCGCTGGAGACCGTCTATTACGGCGCGTCGGCGATGAACCCGGTCCGGCTGGCTGAGGCGATCCGGCGATTCGGCCCGATCTTCGCCCAGTACTACGGACAGTCCGAGGCGCCGATGGTGATCACCTACCTGGCCAAGGGCGAGCATGACGAAAAGCGGCTCACCTCCTGTGGACGCCCGACGCTGTTCGCGCGGGTGGCGCTGCTCGGCGAGGACGGCAAGCCGGTCCCCCAGGGCGAACCCGGCGAAATCTGCGTCAGCGGGCCGCTCTTGGCGGGCGGGTACTGGAACCTGCCGGAAGCGACCGCGGAGACGTTCAAGGACGGCTGGCTGCACACCGGCGATATGGCGCGCGAAGACGAGGACGGCTTTTACTTCATCGTCGACCGGGTCAAGGACATGATCGTCACCGGTGGTTTCAACGTCTTCCCGCGCGAGGTCGAGGACGTCATCGCCGAGCACGCGGCCGTCGCCCAGGTGTGCGTGGTCGGCACCCCGGACGACAAGTGGGGCGAGGCCGTCACCGCGGTGGTGGTGCTGCGCGCCGACGCACCCCGCGACGATGCCGCCATCGAGGCCATGACCGCCGAGATCCAGGCCGCGGTCAAGGACCGCAAGGGCTCGGTCCAGTCACCCAAGCGCGTGGTCCTCGCGGACTCACTGCCGCTGACCGGGCTGGGCAAACCGGACAAGAAAGCCGTCCGGGCGCAGTTCTGGGAAGGCGCCGCCCGCTCCGTCGGCTAG
- a CDS encoding amidohydrolase, producing MAAADVVITGTVLTVDDARPTAEALAIADGRIVAVGSRADVADFIGPDTQTIDVGDGCVMPGFIEAHGHPLMEAVALSDRIVDIRPVTLPSPDDVVAAIRREVARRGTAGAYLNGWDALLQSGLPEPTLAWLDDIAPDGPLVIIHNSGHKAFFNSHAAQLNGLTRDTPDPKGAKYGRDADGELDGTAEEIAAVFPLLGGAVSADSYPAMLLAECDRLNRAGLTTCSEMAFDPNFGPLVAQLHSQLTVRLRTYEVSNPQMSTAATPGQGDDILRQVGIKIWVDGSPWIGNIALSFPYLDTEATRSIGIPPGSCGCANYTAEQLREIVAAYYPLGWQMACHVQGDAGVDTILDVYEEALRRNPRDDHRLRLEHVGAIRPEQLRRAADLGVTCSIFVDQIHYWGDVIVDGLFGEERGSRWMPAGSAVATGMRISLHNDPPVTPEEPLRNISVAVTRTAPSGRVLAPEERLTVDQAIRAQTIDAAWQLFADDVIGSLEVGKYADLVVLSADPRTVPPEQIADLDVRATYLAGRQVYPR from the coding sequence ATGGCCGCCGCAGATGTCGTCATCACCGGAACCGTGTTAACCGTCGACGACGCGCGGCCCACCGCCGAGGCGCTCGCCATCGCCGACGGCCGTATCGTCGCCGTCGGCAGCCGCGCTGACGTCGCCGATTTCATCGGCCCGGACACCCAAACCATCGACGTCGGCGACGGGTGCGTGATGCCGGGATTCATCGAGGCACACGGCCATCCGCTGATGGAGGCCGTCGCGCTGTCGGACCGGATCGTGGATATCCGCCCCGTCACCCTCCCGAGTCCCGACGACGTCGTCGCGGCGATCCGTCGCGAGGTTGCGCGACGCGGAACGGCGGGCGCCTACCTGAACGGCTGGGACGCGCTGCTGCAGTCGGGCCTGCCCGAGCCGACGCTGGCCTGGCTCGACGACATCGCGCCGGACGGCCCGCTGGTGATCATCCACAACTCCGGGCACAAGGCCTTCTTCAACTCGCACGCCGCGCAACTCAACGGCCTGACCCGCGACACCCCGGACCCTAAGGGCGCCAAGTACGGCCGCGACGCCGACGGGGAGCTCGACGGGACTGCCGAGGAAATTGCCGCGGTGTTCCCGCTGCTCGGCGGCGCCGTCTCGGCCGACAGCTACCCGGCGATGCTGCTCGCCGAGTGCGACCGGCTCAACCGGGCCGGATTGACCACCTGTTCGGAGATGGCGTTCGACCCGAACTTCGGGCCGCTGGTCGCCCAGTTGCACAGCCAGCTCACCGTCCGGTTGCGCACCTACGAGGTCTCCAACCCGCAGATGTCCACGGCCGCCACGCCCGGCCAGGGCGACGACATACTGCGTCAGGTCGGCATCAAAATCTGGGTGGACGGGTCGCCCTGGATCGGCAATATCGCGTTGTCGTTTCCCTACCTGGACACCGAGGCCACCCGGTCGATCGGCATCCCGCCCGGCTCGTGTGGATGCGCCAACTACACCGCCGAGCAACTGCGCGAGATCGTCGCCGCCTACTACCCGCTGGGCTGGCAGATGGCCTGCCACGTGCAGGGCGACGCCGGCGTCGACACCATCCTCGACGTCTACGAAGAGGCGCTGCGCCGCAATCCGCGCGACGACCACCGGCTGCGGCTCGAGCACGTCGGCGCCATCCGGCCCGAGCAACTGCGCAGGGCCGCCGACCTCGGGGTCACCTGCAGCATCTTCGTCGACCAGATCCACTACTGGGGCGACGTCATCGTCGACGGGCTGTTCGGCGAGGAGCGCGGATCCCGATGGATGCCGGCAGGATCCGCGGTGGCCACCGGGATGCGCATTTCGTTGCACAACGACCCGCCGGTGACGCCGGAGGAGCCGCTGCGCAATATCAGCGTGGCCGTGACCCGGACGGCGCCGAGCGGCCGGGTGCTGGCACCCGAGGAGCGGCTGACCGTCGATCAGGCGATCCGGGCCCAGACCATCGACGCCGCCTGGCAATTGTTCGCCGACGACGTCATCGGCTCGCTCGAGGTCGGCAAGTACGCGGACCTGGTGGTGCTGTCCGCCGATCCCCGCACGGTGCCGCCCGAGCAGATCGCCGACCTCGACGTGCGCGCGACGTATCTGGCGGGCCGCCAGGTCTACCCGCGGTGA
- a CDS encoding o-succinylbenzoate synthase, which translates to MRVRFRGITTREVALIEGPAGWGEFGAFIEYGPAEASAWLASGIEGAYREPPPVRRERIPINATVPAVPAVQVSEVLARFPGARTAKVKVAEPGQALTDDIARVNAVRALIPTVRVDANGGWTVEQAVQAAAVLTAYGPLEYLEQPCATVDELAELRRRIDVPIAADESIRKAGDPLAVVRAGAADIAVLKVAPLGGVSALLNIAAQIDVPIVVSSALDSAVGIAAGLTAAAALPELRHACGLGTGGLFLEDVVAGVPVDGALAVGPVTPDPARLRELQAPPARRQWWIDRVKACYPFLVPSFE; encoded by the coding sequence ATGCGCGTGCGGTTTCGCGGCATCACCACCCGCGAGGTCGCGCTGATCGAGGGCCCCGCGGGGTGGGGCGAATTCGGGGCCTTCATCGAATACGGGCCCGCGGAGGCGTCGGCGTGGCTGGCGTCGGGCATCGAGGGCGCCTACCGGGAGCCGCCGCCGGTGCGCCGCGAGCGCATCCCGATCAACGCCACCGTGCCCGCCGTGCCCGCCGTCCAGGTGAGCGAGGTGCTGGCCCGTTTTCCCGGCGCCCGGACGGCCAAGGTGAAGGTCGCCGAACCTGGACAGGCGCTGACCGACGACATCGCCCGGGTCAATGCGGTGCGCGCACTGATTCCGACGGTGCGGGTGGACGCCAACGGCGGCTGGACCGTCGAACAGGCGGTGCAGGCCGCGGCCGTGCTGACCGCCTACGGCCCGCTGGAATACCTCGAACAGCCTTGCGCCACCGTCGACGAACTGGCCGAGCTGCGACGGCGGATCGACGTGCCGATCGCGGCCGACGAAAGCATCCGCAAGGCCGGCGACCCGTTGGCCGTGGTCCGCGCCGGCGCCGCCGACATCGCGGTGCTGAAAGTCGCTCCGCTGGGCGGGGTTTCGGCCCTGCTGAACATCGCCGCGCAAATCGACGTCCCGATCGTCGTCTCCAGCGCGCTCGACTCGGCGGTGGGCATCGCGGCCGGGCTGACCGCCGCGGCGGCGCTACCGGAACTGCGGCATGCCTGCGGGCTCGGCACCGGTGGACTGTTCCTCGAAGACGTGGTCGCCGGTGTGCCCGTCGACGGAGCTCTGGCCGTCGGGCCCGTCACGCCCGATCCCGCGCGGTTGCGGGAGCTGCAGGCACCGCCCGCGCGCCGGCAGTGGTGGATCGACCGGGTCAAGGCCTGCTATCCGTTCCTTGTACCGTCGTTCGAGTGA
- a CDS encoding alpha/beta fold hydrolase gives MINLAYDDRGSGEPVVFIAGSGGPGRTWLPHQVPAFTAAGYRVITFDNRGIGATESAEGFTTQTMVDDTAALIESLGAAPARIVGVSMGAYIAQELMVVRPELVRAAVLMATRGRLDRARQGFHDGESQLYASNTELPPAYEAKVRVLENFSRKTINDDVLVADWITMFRTWPVKRTPGLRTQLSVSPQTNRLAAYRGIATPVLVMGFADDVITPPHLGREVADALPNGRYVQIPDAGHLGFLERPDAVNSVALKFFSEV, from the coding sequence GTGATCAACCTGGCTTACGACGACCGCGGCAGCGGTGAGCCCGTGGTCTTCATCGCCGGCAGTGGCGGACCCGGGCGCACCTGGCTACCGCATCAGGTTCCGGCGTTTACGGCTGCGGGATATCGCGTCATCACCTTCGACAATCGCGGCATCGGTGCCACGGAGAGCGCCGAAGGGTTCACCACGCAAACGATGGTCGACGACACCGCGGCCCTGATCGAATCCCTGGGCGCCGCCCCGGCGCGCATTGTCGGGGTGTCGATGGGCGCCTACATCGCGCAGGAACTCATGGTGGTGCGCCCCGAGCTGGTGCGGGCCGCGGTGCTGATGGCCACCCGCGGCCGCCTGGACCGAGCTCGACAGGGTTTTCACGACGGCGAGTCCCAGCTCTACGCGTCGAACACCGAGCTGCCGCCCGCGTACGAAGCGAAAGTGCGTGTGCTCGAAAACTTTTCGCGCAAGACGATCAACGACGACGTGCTCGTCGCCGACTGGATCACAATGTTTCGGACCTGGCCGGTCAAACGCACCCCCGGGCTGCGCACTCAGCTGAGTGTGTCGCCGCAGACCAACCGTCTCGCGGCGTATCGCGGCATTGCCACCCCGGTGCTGGTGATGGGCTTCGCCGACGACGTGATCACGCCGCCCCACCTCGGGCGCGAGGTTGCCGACGCCTTGCCCAACGGCCGCTACGTGCAGATACCCGACGCCGGCCATCTCGGGTTCCTGGAGCGACCGGACGCGGTCAACAGCGTGGCGCTGAAGTTCTTCTCCGAGGTGTGA
- the menD gene encoding 2-succinyl-5-enolpyruvyl-6-hydroxy-3-cyclohexene-1-carboxylic-acid synthase, with product MNPSTTQARVVVDELIRGGVRDVVLCPGSRNAPLAFALQDADRSGRIRLHVRIDERTAGYLAIGLAIAAGAPVCIAMTSGTAVANLGPAVVEANYARVPLIVLSANRPYELLGTGANQTMEQLGYFGTQVRATISLGLAEDAPERLDSLNATWRSATCRVLAAATGSRTANAGPVQFDIPLREPLVPDPAPHSAVLPQGRPAGLPWTYMPPVTFDQPLDIDLTPDTVVIAGHGAGVQPTLAQLPTVAEPTAPAAANPLHPLALSLLRPKQVIMLGRPTLHRPVSALLADPQVPVYALTTGPRWPDVSGNSQATGTRAVTAGTPSQAWLDRCAEVNRHAVAAVRDQLAAHPLTTGLHVAAAVADALRSGDQLVLGASNPVRDAALVGLSTDGIRVRSNRGVAGIDGTVSTAIGAALAHERSGVGDNPARTVALIGDLTFVHDSSGLLIGPTEPTPRALTIVVSNDNGGGIFELLEQGDPRFSDVSARIFGTPHDVDVGALCRAYHVESRQIEVDELDAVLNESGAGMRVLEVKADRSSLRGLHAAIKAAL from the coding sequence GTGAATCCTTCGACGACCCAGGCTCGCGTCGTCGTTGACGAGCTGATCCGCGGTGGCGTCCGCGACGTGGTGTTATGCCCCGGCTCGCGAAACGCCCCGCTGGCGTTCGCATTGCAGGACGCCGATCGGTCCGGCCGGATCCGGTTGCACGTACGCATCGACGAACGCACCGCCGGCTATCTGGCCATCGGCCTGGCGATCGCCGCCGGCGCGCCGGTGTGTATCGCGATGACCTCGGGCACCGCGGTGGCCAACCTCGGCCCGGCGGTCGTCGAGGCGAATTACGCACGGGTGCCGCTGATCGTGCTGTCGGCCAATCGGCCCTACGAATTGCTGGGCACCGGGGCCAACCAGACCATGGAGCAGCTTGGCTACTTTGGCACCCAGGTGCGCGCCACCATCAGCCTGGGTCTGGCCGAGGACGCGCCGGAGCGGCTGGACTCGCTGAACGCGACCTGGCGGTCGGCCACCTGCCGGGTACTGGCGGCTGCCACGGGTTCTCGCACCGCCAACGCCGGGCCCGTGCAGTTCGACATCCCGCTGCGCGAGCCCCTGGTGCCGGATCCGGCACCGCACAGCGCGGTGCTGCCGCAGGGCCGCCCCGCCGGCTTGCCGTGGACCTACATGCCGCCGGTCACCTTCGACCAGCCGCTGGACATCGACCTGACGCCCGACACCGTCGTCATCGCCGGCCACGGCGCCGGCGTGCAGCCCACCCTCGCGCAGCTGCCGACGGTCGCCGAACCGACCGCCCCGGCCGCGGCCAATCCGCTGCACCCGCTGGCGCTGAGCCTGTTGCGCCCGAAGCAGGTGATCATGCTCGGCCGCCCGACCCTGCATCGCCCGGTGTCGGCACTGCTGGCCGACCCCCAAGTGCCGGTGTACGCATTGACCACCGGACCGCGCTGGCCGGACGTGTCGGGCAATTCGCAGGCAACCGGGACCCGGGCGGTCACGGCCGGGACGCCCAGTCAGGCGTGGCTGGATCGGTGCGCGGAGGTGAACCGGCACGCGGTCGCGGCGGTCCGGGACCAGCTTGCCGCGCACCCGTTGACCACCGGCCTGCACGTGGCCGCGGCCGTGGCGGATGCGCTGCGGTCGGGAGACCAGCTCGTGCTCGGGGCCTCCAACCCGGTCCGCGACGCCGCCCTGGTGGGCCTGTCCACCGACGGCATCCGGGTCCGGTCCAATCGCGGCGTCGCCGGCATCGACGGCACGGTGTCCACCGCGATCGGGGCGGCACTGGCCCACGAACGCAGCGGCGTCGGGGACAACCCGGCCCGCACCGTCGCGCTGATCGGCGACCTGACGTTCGTCCACGACAGCTCCGGGCTGCTGATCGGTCCCACCGAACCGACGCCGCGGGCCCTGACCATCGTGGTGTCCAACGACAATGGCGGCGGCATCTTCGAATTGCTCGAGCAGGGCGACCCGAGGTTCTCCGACGTGTCCGCGCGGATCTTCGGCACGCCGCACGATGTGGACGTCGGCGCATTGTGCCGCGCATATCATGTCGAAAGCCGCCAGATCGAGGTCGACGAGTTGGACGCGGTGCTCAACGAATCCGGCGCAGGCATGCGGGTGTTGGAGGTCAAGGCGGACCGGTCCTCGCTGCGAGGGCTCCATGCCGCCATCAAGGCCGCGCTGTGA
- a CDS encoding DUF3592 domain-containing protein, whose protein sequence is MKSLKTLLRILIQGRNDEPPTTPARIALRLSRIAVLIIACLVTLQSVLLVAGAWRNDLAIRHNMGVAQAEVLSAGPRRSTIEFVTPERVTYRPELGVLYPSELATGMRIYVEYNKNDPNLVRVQHRNAGLAIIPAGSIAVVSWLVAMVVLVGLALLDKRLDRRDAAENVDSKAA, encoded by the coding sequence GTGAAGTCGCTAAAAACATTGCTGCGCATTTTGATCCAAGGCCGAAACGATGAACCGCCGACCACCCCGGCGCGAATTGCGCTGCGGCTGAGCCGGATCGCCGTGTTGATCATCGCTTGTCTGGTCACGCTGCAGTCGGTGCTGCTGGTGGCCGGCGCCTGGCGAAACGACCTTGCGATTCGGCACAACATGGGTGTCGCGCAGGCGGAGGTGCTCAGCGCGGGCCCGCGCCGGTCCACCATCGAATTCGTCACACCCGAGCGAGTCACCTACCGACCCGAGCTCGGCGTGCTGTATCCGTCCGAATTAGCCACGGGTATGCGGATATACGTCGAATACAACAAAAATGACCCGAACTTGGTACGGGTACAGCACCGCAACGCGGGGCTGGCGATAATCCCGGCGGGGTCGATCGCGGTCGTCAGCTGGCTGGTCGCGATGGTTGTGCTGGTAGGCCTGGCGCTGCTCGACAAGCGATTGGACCGCCGCGATGCGGCCGAAAATGTGGACAGCAAAGCTGCATAA
- a CDS encoding glycosyltransferase family 4 protein has translation MRVAIVAESFLPHVNGVSNSVIRVLEHLRRTGHEALVVAPDTPPGEPPAERIHDGIRVHRVSSRMFPKVTTLPLGVPRPRLLKVLRGFQPDVMHLASPALLGYGGVLAARHLGVPTVAVYQTDVPGFAESYGIGITTRAAWAWFRHLHRLADRTLAPSTATMESLVAHRIPRVHHWARGVDIMGYAPSARDEELRRHWSPDGKPIVGFVGRLAPEKHVERLAGLAAAGDVQVVIVGDGVDQQKLRSTMPTARFTGAMYGADLAAAYASMDVFVHTGEHETFCQVVQEALASGLPVIAPDAGGPRDLVTPWRTGLLLGVDEFEQRLPDAVSHLLQERARYSQAARKSVLARTWPAICEELLGHYTAVQSPIARARARISQRRYAQGE, from the coding sequence GTGCGCGTTGCGATCGTCGCAGAGTCTTTCCTGCCACATGTCAACGGTGTCAGTAATTCAGTAATTCGAGTGCTGGAGCATTTGCGTCGAACCGGCCACGAGGCACTCGTCGTTGCTCCCGACACCCCGCCCGGTGAACCGCCCGCCGAACGTATTCACGACGGCATCCGGGTCCACCGGGTGTCGTCGCGGATGTTCCCGAAGGTCACCACGTTGCCGCTCGGCGTGCCCAGGCCTCGACTGCTGAAGGTGCTGCGCGGATTCCAGCCTGATGTGATGCATCTCGCGTCGCCCGCATTGCTGGGCTATGGCGGGGTGCTGGCCGCGCGCCACCTCGGGGTGCCGACGGTCGCCGTTTACCAGACCGACGTTCCGGGTTTCGCCGAGAGCTACGGAATCGGAATCACGACGCGGGCGGCGTGGGCGTGGTTCCGCCACCTGCACCGCCTGGCCGACCGCACTCTGGCGCCATCCACCGCGACGATGGAATCGCTTGTCGCGCATCGAATTCCGCGGGTCCACCACTGGGCTCGCGGCGTCGATATCATGGGGTACGCGCCGTCGGCGCGCGACGAGGAGCTGCGGCGGCACTGGTCGCCGGACGGCAAACCGATCGTCGGTTTCGTTGGCCGGCTGGCGCCGGAGAAGCACGTGGAGCGCCTCGCCGGACTGGCGGCCGCAGGCGACGTGCAAGTCGTCATCGTCGGAGATGGTGTCGACCAACAAAAACTCCGATCAACAATGCCCACAGCGCGTTTCACCGGTGCCATGTACGGGGCCGACCTCGCCGCGGCGTATGCCAGCATGGACGTCTTCGTGCACACCGGCGAACACGAAACCTTTTGCCAGGTCGTGCAGGAAGCGCTGGCTTCCGGGTTGCCGGTGATCGCTCCCGACGCCGGCGGACCGCGTGACCTCGTCACCCCGTGGCGCACCGGATTGCTGCTGGGGGTCGACGAATTCGAGCAGCGACTACCCGACGCGGTGAGCCACCTGTTGCAAGAACGCGCTCGCTACTCGCAAGCCGCCCGCAAGAGCGTGCTCGCCCGCACCTGGCCCGCCATTTGTGAGGAGTTGCTCGGCCACTACACCGCCGTGCAATCCCCTATCGCCAGAGCGCGGGCCCGCATCTCGCAACGGCGCTACGCGCAAGGCGAGTGA
- a CDS encoding SDR family oxidoreductase, which produces MSEKVWFITGTSRGFGREWAIAALERGDKVAATARNTASLDDLVAKYGDALLPIRLDVTDRDADFAAVKQAHDHFGRLDIVVNNAGYGQFGFVEELSEQDARDQIETNVFGALWVTQAALPYLREQRSGHIIQVSSIGGITAFPLVGIYHASKWALEGFSQSLAQEVAPFGVHVTLIEPASFATDWSGPSAKTAEPLPAYDELRATVHAERSRRWAAAGNPEASAAALLKVVDAEEPPLRVFFGASPLQTAKADYENRLRTWEQWQPVAELAQG; this is translated from the coding sequence GTGAGCGAAAAAGTTTGGTTTATCACCGGTACATCACGTGGCTTCGGACGGGAGTGGGCGATCGCCGCCCTGGAGCGGGGCGACAAGGTCGCCGCCACCGCGCGCAACACCGCATCGCTGGACGACTTGGTCGCCAAGTATGGCGACGCGTTATTGCCCATCCGGCTCGACGTCACCGACCGCGACGCGGATTTCGCAGCGGTCAAGCAGGCCCATGACCACTTCGGACGGCTGGACATCGTGGTGAACAACGCCGGCTACGGCCAGTTCGGGTTTGTCGAGGAACTATCCGAGCAGGACGCACGCGATCAGATCGAGACGAATGTGTTTGGGGCCCTGTGGGTCACCCAGGCTGCGTTGCCGTACCTGCGCGAGCAGCGCAGCGGCCACATCATCCAGGTGTCGTCGATCGGGGGCATCACCGCGTTTCCCCTCGTCGGCATCTATCACGCGTCCAAGTGGGCGCTGGAGGGCTTCTCGCAGTCGCTGGCCCAGGAGGTCGCGCCGTTCGGTGTGCACGTCACGCTGATCGAGCCGGCCAGCTTCGCCACCGACTGGTCCGGCCCGTCGGCGAAGACCGCCGAGCCGCTACCCGCCTACGACGAGCTGCGCGCCACCGTTCACGCCGAACGCAGCCGGCGCTGGGCTGCTGCGGGCAACCCGGAAGCATCGGCCGCCGCGCTGCTGAAAGTCGTAGACGCCGAGGAGCCGCCGCTGCGGGTGTTCTTCGGTGCTTCGCCGCTGCAGACCGCAAAAGCCGACTACGAGAACCGGTTACGGACGTGGGAGCAGTGGCAGCCGGTCGCCGAATTGGCACAGGGCTAG
- a CDS encoding demethylmenaquinone methyltransferase yields MSRAALDKDPREVASMFDGVARRYDLTNTVLSLGQDRYWRRATRSALRIGVGHKVLDLAAGTAVSTVELEKSGAWCVAADFSVGMLAAGGARKVPKVAGDATKLPFADGVFDAVTISFGLRNVADPRAGLREMARVTRPGGRLVVCEFSTPTNALFATVYKEYLMRTLPRVARAVSSNPDAYVYLAESIRAWPDQAALAEQMTQAGWSGVRWRNLTGGIVALHAGHKPLR; encoded by the coding sequence GTGAGTCGAGCGGCCCTGGACAAGGATCCCCGTGAGGTCGCGTCGATGTTCGACGGCGTCGCCCGTCGCTACGACCTGACCAACACCGTGCTGTCACTAGGCCAGGACCGGTATTGGCGGCGGGCCACTCGCTCGGCGCTGCGCATCGGAGTCGGCCACAAGGTGCTCGACCTCGCGGCGGGTACCGCGGTGTCCACGGTGGAGCTGGAGAAATCCGGGGCCTGGTGTGTGGCGGCCGATTTCTCGGTCGGGATGCTCGCAGCCGGCGGTGCGCGCAAGGTGCCGAAGGTCGCCGGGGATGCCACCAAGCTGCCGTTCGCCGACGGCGTATTCGACGCCGTCACAATCAGTTTCGGGTTGCGCAATGTGGCCGACCCGCGGGCGGGACTGCGGGAAATGGCCCGTGTCACCCGGCCCGGCGGTCGGCTGGTGGTGTGTGAATTCTCCACGCCCACCAACGCGTTGTTCGCCACCGTCTACAAGGAATATCTGATGCGGACGCTGCCGCGGGTGGCCCGGGCGGTGTCCAGCAATCCCGATGCCTACGTGTATCTCGCGGAGTCGATCAGGGCGTGGCCCGATCAGGCCGCATTGGCGGAGCAGATGACGCAAGCGGGATGGTCGGGCGTGCGGTGGCGCAATCTGACCGGCGGAATCGTGGCCCTACATGCGGGGCATAAGCCCCTGCGCTGA